The nucleotide sequence TGAGCACCACCACGACGTCCGGCGCGGGTCGGACCCGCAGCGCCGCCGCGAACCCGGTGCGCAGGTCGGTCCCCCCGCCGCCGAGCAGCGGAATCCCCTCGGCCCGGCAGAGCCGGTGCACTGTCGGGGCCGCCACGTCACACGGCAGTACGCTGACCAGCTCACGCCGGCCGCCGAGAGCCCGGCCGATCGCGGCGACCTCCAGCAGCGCGCTGCCCAGCTCGGCGTCGCTGACCGAGCCGGAGGTGTCGATCACCACGCTGACCCGGGGTGGCCGGCGGCGCAGGCTCGGCAGGATCACCCCGGGCAGGCTGGCGGAGCGCCGGGCCGGCCGGCCGTAGGTGTAGTCCTCACCACCGCCGGTGCTGGCGGCTGCCGAGCGGACCGCCGCGCCGAGCAGATCCCGCCAGGGCTGCGGCGGGTGGAACGCCTCCTCCGCCCACCGCTGCCAACCTTTCGGCACCGCTCCGGGTCGGCCGGTGATGCCCTGCGCGACCCGGAACCGGACGGCGTCCCGCTCCTGCGCGGTGAGCCCGTGCGCGCCGTCGGCTCCCAGGTCCCACTCCCGGGCCAGCCCGTCGGCGCCGCTGCCGCAGTCCAGCCAGACGAAGTCCTGGGTGTGCGCCCCGAGCCGGAACTGCCGCAGGTAGTCCTCCATCAGCTCACCGGGGTCCAGACCCAGGAGTGCCGGCCCGACGGCATCCTGGGGGCGGGCCAGCCCGTCGCCGTAGACGTCGTCGTTGATCTCGCAGTCCGCGGCGATGTTCATCCGGAGCCGTTCGCCCGGCCCGACCAGTCCACGCTCCGCGGCCACCAGGTCGCTGCGGCCGTGGTGGTCGCGGAGCAGGTGGGAGACCTCGTGCACCCACACCCCGGCCAGTTCCTCCACCGGGGTGCGGTCCACGAACCCGGGCGAGACGTAGCACCGCCAGTGCCGGTCCACCGCCATCGTCGGCACCCGCCGCGACTCGACGGGATGCAGTGCGAAGAGTGCCGTCGCCAGGTAGGGCCGGACAGTGGCCGCGTGCAGCCGGGCGGTGAAGAGCTTGTCGGTGTCGAGCACCCCGGTCGGCAGGCTCATCGGCCGGCCCCGGCGGTGGCGGCGACCCGGGTGGCGACCTCGTCCGCCCGCTGGCGGAGCGCCACCACACCGGCCAGTCGTTCGATCGATTCCGGCAGCTCCCAGTCGGGTTCGCGGAGCGCGGCGAGGGTGGTCGCGGGGACCACCACCAGATCCGGTGCGCCGGTCTCCAGCGCCCGGACCAGCAGCTCCCAGGCCGCGTCCCAGCGGGACCGTTCGGGACGCTCTCGGACGGCCGCCACCA is from Micromonospora sp. WMMD1102 and encodes:
- a CDS encoding VWA-like domain-containing protein, yielding MSLPTGVLDTDKLFTARLHAATVRPYLATALFALHPVESRRVPTMAVDRHWRCYVSPGFVDRTPVEELAGVWVHEVSHLLRDHHGRSDLVAAERGLVGPGERLRMNIAADCEINDDVYGDGLARPQDAVGPALLGLDPGELMEDYLRQFRLGAHTQDFVWLDCGSGADGLAREWDLGADGAHGLTAQERDAVRFRVAQGITGRPGAVPKGWQRWAEEAFHPPQPWRDLLGAAVRSAAASTGGGEDYTYGRPARRSASLPGVILPSLRRRPPRVSVVIDTSGSVSDAELGSALLEVAAIGRALGGRRELVSVLPCDVAAPTVHRLCRAEGIPLLGGGGTDLRTGFAAALRVRPAPDVVVVLTDGQTPWPTARPACRTVLGLFPRQRRARSWSETDPEYVPDGPPDWARVVEIGATGAGRAQHR